The sequence below is a genomic window from Acropora palmata chromosome 5, jaAcrPala1.3, whole genome shotgun sequence.
GGGTGGCTTAATTGCAAGAGGTTTGTTTACAGTACCGAAATTTGATCCTAGCCTTGTGCATACAATTTTAACATTTGGAACTCCTCATCATCACCCTGTCATGGATCTTGACCCCAGGATGATGGAGTATTATGAACGTGTAAATAATTTCTGGAGAAAAAGAGGATTAACTAATCAGTCCAAATCAGCATTAATGAATGTGAATGTAGTGTCTGTGGGTGGTGGCATGAGAGATTTGTTGGTAAGATCCAGTCTCGCATCAATGAACCAGCTTGCCGAATCGTCTAATACTGTGAGTGTAGTGACCACTGCCATTCCTAGGGTGTGGCTTAGTGTGGACCACCTCTGTCTCTGTTGGTGTCGACAATTAGTTCTGGTGACCAACCGTGCCTTGTTTGACTTAATAGATACAAAGAATAAACAGATAATGGAGGATAAAGAAGAAAGGATGAAAATTTTATCACACTATTTTATCAAAAACTCTGGTTTATCAAGAGTTAAACTTGTTACTGGTAACAATGGAAAGCATCTTGATGGCCTTGCAAAAGATTTTAATCCTGTTGTGTTGCACAAGAGACTGTGGAGATTTAAGGGAAGAAGTGCGACGGTGGGGGAACAAAAAGTCTTTGCATTTCCCATTGATGAGTGGTCCAGTACACATGATTCTCTGATAATACTCGCTGACATTGATTCAGATGATTGGTTGTATGGATGTCACAGCCAAGCTTGTAACACTGTCACAGACTTGTCCAGCCTGCCAGAGTTACTTCCATGGAATAGATCAGTGATCAAGTATGTGAAACTAGACCTAAAATATTTTGCAGGAATGTCTTTCTTTGCGATTTGTGTACCATCATCAGCAAATAACATCATTCTTTGGTCAGAATATTACTCTTCAAGAAGCTCACTACATGAGGTTGAGTTGCCAGGATTCTTATCCAAGGAAACAGTGGTTCTGGACATCACTTCAGACAGCCTTTTCTTCAACTTAAGTTTTAAATCATGTGTAAAGAACTGGAATGTTTATGTTTTTAACATCAAATCCATAGACTGTGGTTTTCACAAGTCATCTTTAACCGGAAGAATTCATGTGCCATGGTTTAATGAAGATGTCTacagtttttcaaacaatgGTTCAATACAGCTTGTGCTGAAATTAAATCAtccaaaaccaaaagaaaataagggCAAGATCCAGTTGCACCTTTGGCGTGATCCCAAATGCTCACACAGAGTAACTGTTCAGTATGACTTTTATCAAACGCTTGGTCAAATATTTAGATATTACTCAATTCAGCTGGTTTGTTGGACATTTTGTATTGTCATGTTAGTATTTACATGGCAGTTGTCATCAATGGCAAGTGAACAAAAGTGTGGATCATTCTTCAGTTTAGTTGCTAACATTTCCAGGAGTCTCAGAGTTCTGTTGGTTGTTCTTCAAagtcatttctttatttcacagTTTGTTTTGGCATATTTGGTTTTTATAGGAGCTGATGGACAGCAGAATTGGTTGCCAAACATTGATGACTTAAAGACTTTCACGTGGCTGCTGCCATTGATTCTTATCATTTCTACAGCTGTGATTATTGTGATCTTGTTATTTGTATGGCTTGGCATGTTTGTTAGGTTTACCAGCTTTTTGTTAACATGCTTTACAGCGTTTTCTCATGTACAGTTTGGCTTTGGAATGAAAGATGTGATCTGTGGAGTTGTTGTTTTAGCAACATCAATACTCCTTTGTGGAACTCTTAGCCTTATTTTGATCTTTATTTTATGTCTTTGGAGAACTTTGAAATATATGGCAGCATTGCAAGCTTACAAGAATCAaccaacacaacaaaagaGCAAATCACTTTTGATATTACTGGAAAGTTTAGGAAACATTAATTTAACTTTGTGTGTTCTACTTATGTTGCTCATTTCTGTAAACCTTCCTGCATTAGCAGTTTGGACaaaaaacattgatttttcttttcgccTTTCGTCTGATCACACTTCCTGGCTTTCCATCATTATTGGATTAAACATTTTAACATTTGATCCTCAGGTGACTATTCCACATTTCTTGgtatatttttgctttttgttgaGTATCGCAGTGACACAGTCTCCTATTGTTCCCTTGTATGCAATACCTTACGtcatttgtcttcttttcacGGTGTTAAATGTGTTCCAGTTTATAGGTCGCTTGAAAACTAAAAGGCACAAGGAAGAATAAAAGAGATTGATGTCAAAACTTTGGttttgaatgttttgtttACACGTTCCAGCCGTTATATTTGTTGTAAATTAATCTAGGCTAATGGTATTATTATTCCCATGGTTGAGTTTACTGTAGAAcctattatattatattatgttatattatattatattatacaCAATAAAAGTCCCAGTTTAGGAATTCATTGTCAGTAGTCTCACTTCGCacttaaaaagagaaatttcctgtcatattaaggacggtgcctacaattgttattgcgcatacgttctgcgcatctccagacacttggatttccaatcgccaatgcttactaattcagggatctttttgcgcggtttaaaactatccggagaaagtagatcttagtaagtactcttagtatccaaaaagaaaactgggggtaaccatgcatttttgagagataactaagcttcaatttgagaaaaaacgccatacattgctttgtattttaaaggtttttacagatattattcatgaattatctttgaaaaatgcgtggttacccccaattttctatttggatttcaataggacttgttaagatctacatttcctgcataatcacacaccggggaaaaaatatcttttattagtaggcaccgtccttaaactaCAAACCAAGcagtaattttttcaaaattaatccAACAGAATTCAGTGAAACTGATGGGAATGAGCAGTTTGATTTCAATGTAAATTTCTTAGTcttatctttctttcttctcgtCTCGTATTTTTTCTTGAAGTGTTCGATGAACTCAAGGGCataattgaaaaacttgattaCCTAATAAACTAACAGTAAGAGGACTACTGAAACGACTTACGAAGGAACCATCAACGAGGGTTCACAATAGGTTGGGGAGGATACGGGATTTGACTTTTTTCGGGGTTATATTAGGGATTGGAGCCGAAAACAGAGGCGGGAAGCGGGAATTTCAGTTGCGAGTGGGAGCGGGACTACGTGTTTTTTTTAGGGTTGGGATGCAGGATTGGCAAGGGAAACAGCGGGATACGGGATTTAAATTCCAACGTGACTTCGCcgtaataggccatttccgaattacccttggcctctttttcaaagcgagccCTGGTGTTCATCCTtttatatgaaaattagttttcattcacatgcaaatgaaaactaattttaatatgaaacgatgagcaccaggactcgctttgaaaaagaggctaacagtaattcggaaatggcctattagaCCATGTTGCAGCGCAGAAGCCGCAAGCTGGCGGGAATGAACCTTATGTGCGTATAGCTGTGCCAGGTTTCAAGTAATGAATAGCAACGGCTCTGAACCCTGTCAGGTCCTGTCAAATGTACCATTATCGCTTACTCTACGTCacaatagaatcaaattcccaaaggACTTTTTCACTATTGTTCTTTATACCAACATGGCCACCGTTACGTCATGTAAAAACACTCCATTATGTAGTTTTCTTGTAAAGTTGTGATTGGATGAATCTGGGCCCGACCTTGAAGTCAATCGGTTGACTGCATattattttcgcgccaaaggAAAGAAACGTCGCTGTTATCATTAGCCAAATCAAGCCTCCTTAAGgttcgaaagggtttttttggttgctatagtgtttgtgaaacgatgaaagataccaaagaaggataattcatagtgtaggcaaactataaatatctttgcaactctattgttgggtaatactttgaaggcacttatgacgtcatatcggttaccacggcaacacgTCAGGTCAGCAAAAAGACcctctaaacttcagttgttgaaaattatcggaaaaactaagtcggtgacctaccgtttttatttctttgttggaaagctccctaaattctttaacttattagagagtatgacaaaaagttatctagtagaatttaagatacatcgaaaaatggcatattatagtttacagaaaattgtactagataaatttccgcgaaacttttttatttaaagtgccatcgtgaatgatacgtgcatgcaaaaaatcaagataggtcaccgcgcaaaatttcgagatagagacaatttttttccgcaggttttatttccgtttcgcgcgattttacgccgtattttcacttccggtgtgttgcGCGCGTTACTTTTGACATAAATTTGAATCATTCTggcgtgtttcttagttatggcgtgtgtaggttactcgcgcgtgcagctaaaaaccctttcgagcctccttaattTCACACGCTGGCTGGGGAATTGTCTGACCAACTCACTGATTCATAGGGATCGACTGGCTGGCTGACTGATGCGTTTGTTGACCAACTGACGAACCCCGGTTACCCTACTGACTGGCTAATTGGAAAGTTAACCTTGATTTTAGCAAGTAGCTGGTGGGTTTGCCCTACTCGCCTCCTGGCGCCACTCTTTAAGAAGATGAGAGACTGGTGCATGAAGCGAGCGTTTAACAAACAGATATCATGccttatatttttttcctaggAACGACAGCTCACATTTTGAAGATCGTTGGAGGCGTTGTTGGGGGGCTCTCTGCGCTGTGTACCGTACTTGGATTTTGGTGCAAATACCGGAGCTCGAATTGTTGCAATGGGAATGCAGTGCCAAGGGTAGACAACGGAGTTTCCAATGATGGAGCGGATGATGTTATCTCAAAAGACAAAACTACTCCATTGTAGATTGAAAACATATCATTGGGGactttgtttgttattgttttgttttgtttttttcaaaaggaTAAAATTCAGCTTTCTGAGAATAATTTTGGGACACCAACATGTCCGTCGCTATGTGACGCCATATAACAACCAAGGTTCGAAGGAGAACTAGCCTCCAGTCCCACGCAGTCGTTTTAGGGGACTTTCGAATGTCAGTATAAATTTATTGGGTTTGGGTAGGTGATTACTTGGTAAAGAGTTAATTGGTCGTTTCAAGTAATAACTATGCAAATGGTTGATCAcggaaaatgatatttttgcgccTAATCTAAAATGTGACATCaactaataataacaattaagaatgcaatttttacagttattttcagttgataTGTAAGGTATGAATGTAGTGAGCATTGTTATTAATATGTGATATGAGCATCTGTTATCTCAAACTTGcaccttttcttgttttcagttgTTAGTATTTCAGTGATCTTGTTGGTATATCTCTTACTATGGTGTATTGTTTAAATTTCGTCTAAAGAGCAAGCAACCTCGTTCGCGGGGCGTTTCGAAAAAGCCCCGGTAACGAAGTTGAGGACCACCCAATCAACCTCGTTCCAAGGCTCTGTGGATAAGGTCCAGTAAGAGCTGTGTGCTTCAAAAGAAACAGATTTTGTGGCGCGCAAGAAGCAAGAAACGAATGTACGTAATATTTCTGGAGTTTAGATAATTCTCGATTACTTCGAATACAGTTGCATTTTCTGACACTGTTTGCTACTTATTGTCCTGTaaatttttatccatttttttcttatttgattcactattttttttcaaccacaATACATTAATATATCTAATTTTGGGTGCAAAGTATTTGTTAGTTATTTATCCTTGACTTGCACACACGTGATCAAAAAGATAATCGACCAAGTCATCGCTAAAAGCCTCGAATCGAAGTGGGTAGGGCTTATTTCAAAAGCCTTGCAATATGTCATTGAACAATCAATCATTTCACCTCATTTCCTGAGCTATGATTGGTTCGCCTGACGAACCACAGAGCTATGCCAACTCTGCACCTTGTATTAAAATAGCGGCCCATGCGAGAGCATAAAAAATGCATGAGGGAAAGGGGGCTTTACAACTTAACAACATATCAACATATCAACCGTTGCTGTAAAACGTATGTTACAGATATAATAGAACTTTGTCGTATATGGAAGATATCGCTCAGAG
It includes:
- the LOC141882014 gene encoding GPI inositol-deacylase-like, which encodes MVAYISRTQHLVLITWLAFFAAFALVGFRDFLTNVEENRCDMTWMYEWPRYIRVPLWKGTVKRFPKYALYLYAEGEYADKSRDLSVSGIPVLFIPGNAGSYKQVRSLASVALRKAENLRSRTHFNYFTADLDEAFSGLFGGILAEQTEFIKLCVTRILWLYKNVANPPSSVVVIGHSMGGLIARGLFTVPKFDPSLVHTILTFGTPHHHPVMDLDPRMMEYYERVNNFWRKRGLTNQSKSALMNVNVVSVGGGMRDLLVRSSLASMNQLAESSNTVSVVTTAIPRVWLSVDHLCLCWCRQLVLVTNRALFDLIDTKNKQIMEDKEERMKILSHYFIKNSGLSRVKLVTGNNGKHLDGLAKDFNPVVLHKRLWRFKGRSATVGEQKVFAFPIDEWSSTHDSLIILADIDSDDWLYGCHSQACNTVTDLSSLPELLPWNRSVIKYVKLDLKYFAGMSFFAICVPSSANNIILWSEYYSSRSSLHEVELPGFLSKETVVLDITSDSLFFNLSFKSCVKNWNVYVFNIKSIDCGFHKSSLTGRIHVPWFNEDVYSFSNNGSIQLVLKLNHPKPKENKGKIQLHLWRDPKCSHRVTVQYDFYQTLGQIFRYYSIQLVCWTFCIVMLVFTWQLSSMASEQKCGSFFSLVANISRSLRVLLVVLQSHFFISQFVLAYLVFIGADGQQNWLPNIDDLKTFTWLLPLILIISTAVIIVILLFVWLGMFVRFTSFLLTCFTAFSHVQFGFGMKDVICGVVVLATSILLCGTLSLILIFILCLWRTLKYMAALQAYKNQPTQQKSKSLLILLESLGNINLTLCVLLMLLISVNLPALAVWTKNIDFSFRLSSDHTSWLSIIIGLNILTFDPQVTIPHFLVYFCFLLSIAVTQSPIVPLYAIPYVICLLFTVLNVFQFIGRLKTKRHKEE